One window of Magallana gigas chromosome 2, xbMagGiga1.1, whole genome shotgun sequence genomic DNA carries:
- the LOC105320435 gene encoding G-protein coupled receptor 52: MEFRAESLVTVFFTALILGFNTLILLVIVWTESIRNINKIYFASLTISDLCVGVFITPFAVFSSFSNSWIVNDEKFCHIEAYLLVIFFIAGLYSLAWINVDHYLAIRKPQRHKVAMTTTRSLCWIIFVWIGAVSFCSPTLFSFKKQAKYYEEVFLCTINAGSHKPYFVTAGILVILPAFFALVSTNAYLFTKSFRKKRHMYQTILIDTASRPNNYFMNFIISMIFLIAWIPWLVLQIYGEFIEKVSDYPHSIHFYLLWFGIGNSFYKFFVYLLWSRDFRRGLRQLCCHNDCKCSKCSMPQSVSLNFVTANAGK; encoded by the coding sequence ATGGAGTTTCGAGCCGAGAGCCTGGTGACAGTGTTCTTCACAGCTCTCATCCTCGGCTTCAACACCCTCATCCTCCTAGTCATAGTGTGGACAGAATCCATCCGTAACATCAACAAGATCTACTTTGCCTCACTGACCATCTCAGACCTCTGTGTTGGAGTCTTCATCACACCATTTGCAGTGTTCAGTTCCTTCAGTAACTCTTGGATCGTTAATGATGAGAAGTTCTGTCACATAGAGGCTTACCTGCTGGTGATTTTCTTTATCGCAGGTTTGTACTCCCTAGCATGGATCAACGTGGACCATTATCTTGCCATCAGGAAACCACAACGACACAAGGTTGCCATGACAACAACTCGATCCCTATGCTGGATCATATTTGTTTGGATTGGGGCTGTCAGTTTCTGCAGTCCAACTCTGTTTTCCTTCAAAAAGCAAGCCAAGTATTATGAGGAGGTTTTTCTCTGTACCATTAATGCCGGTTCTCACAAGCCGTATTTTGTGACTGCTGGGATTCTGGTAATTTTGCCTGCATTTTTTGCATTGGTTTCTACCAATGCATACCTCTTCACCAAGTCATTCCGAAAAAAGAGGCACATGTATCAGACTATTCTGATAGATACAGCCTCGCGACCAAATAACTATTTTATGAACTTCATCATTTCCATGATATTCCTTATTGCTTGGATTCCATGGCTTGTACTACAAATATATGGAGAGTTTATAGAGAAAGTCTCCGATTATCCACATTCAATACATTTCTATTTACTATGGTTCGGAATTGGAAATTCCTTTTACAAATTTTTCGTCTACTTGTTGTGGAGTAGAGATTTTCGGAGAGGCCTGCGACAACTGTGTTGTCATAATGACTGTAAATGTTCAAAATGCTCAATGCCGCAGAGTGTGAGTTTAAACTTTGTCACAGCCAATGCTGGGAAGTAA